The window GATAGACGACTGGGTAACGCCGCTTTTGGCTGCGCGGGACATTGCCCTCGAGACCGACTTCGAGGTCGATTCCGTCGATCCGGACCGAGAACACATCACGGCAACCGACGGCCGGACGCTCGAGTACGACCTCCTCGTGACGATCCCGCCCCACGTCGGCGGGCCGATCGTCGAACGGGCGGAGCTGGGCGAAGAGTGGATCGAGGTCGACAACCACACGCTCGAGGCGACGCGTGCCGAGGACGTCTCCGCGCTGGGTGACGTTACCGACGTCCCGACGAGCAAAGCCGGCAGCGCCGCACACTACCAGGCCGGCGTCGTCGCGGACCGGATCGCGAGTGCGGTCCGGGGGCAGACGCCGACGACCACGTACGACGGCCGGACGCTCTGTTTCGTCGAGGCTGGCCTCGATGAGGCGACGTTCGTCTCCTTCGACTACGATCTGGATCCGGTCGTTCGACCGCCCTCCCAGTTCGTCCACTGGGCGAAACTCGCGTACAACGAATCGTACTGGCTGACCGCCAGAGGCTTGCTCTGATCATGACTAACGAAACAATCACCGACGAGGATGACCTCGATAGACTCCTCGTCGAAGCGATCGAAACGAACCCCGAAGCAGTCGCCGCGTTCGTCCACCGCAAAGGCCATCTCGAGGAGCTGTTCGACGCCCCAGCGTTCGAGACGGACCGTCTCGACGACCGGCTTCTCGAGGTGGCTGCCGGCACCGAGGCGGCGATGTCCACGACCGAGGACACAGACCGGTTGGCTGCGGTCCTCGAGGAACATTCCGACGACCTCGCCACCGGCCTCGAGCGAGTCGCCAGACTCGAGGCGACCGGTGACCTCGAGACGCTGGTCGGTCTGGCGAACACGATCGCGTTGCTCGCCGCCGCGGTCGACGACGACATCGTCATGTCGGTCGGCGGGACCGCTGGTTCGCTCGGGGAGGTCGCGGATACGACGGCTGATCCGGATACGGTCGCCGGTGTCCAGACGTTGCTCGAGGGGCTCAGTGAGGCGGCCGGGGAAAAGCCACCGGAACAAGTCGGCACTGTCGAATTGATGCGGACGCTTCGAAACCCCGACGTCCAGCGTGGACTCGGATTTCTCGTCGCCATGGTTCGGGCCGTCGGGGTCCAGCTGGAAGACGAGCGGGAGTCGATCGACCGAGCAGCGGAGGAAAGCGAGTCGCGTGGTGAGAGACAGTGATCGAACCGCTGTTGATCGACCCCGAACTGGGGAGTCGCATTCAGTTCGGCGGCACGCTTTCGGTCCACATTGTCTTCGCCGCCCTCTCGGTCGGGCTCGCCCCCTACATCGTCTACTTCACTTACAAGGAAATCTCGACGGGTCGTGAGAAGTACGAACGGTTGCGCTCGTTCTGGACGAAAATCTTCGCCATCGGGTTCGTGATGGGCACGGCGACGGGGATCCCAATGAGCTTCCAGTTCGGGACGAACTTTCCCGCGTTCTCGGAGTTCGCCGGTGAACTCATCGGCGGCCCCCTCGCCTTCGAGTCGACGATGGCATTCTTCCTCGAGGCCGTCTTCCTCGGTGTCCTGTTGTTCGGCCGCGAACGAGTTAGCGACCGCGTCTACGTCCTCTCGTCGGTGCTCGTGATGGTCGGTGCGTGGCTTTCGGCGCTGTGGATCCTCATCGTCAACTCCTGGATGCAGACGCCCCAGGGTTACGAACTGATCGAGGAAAACGGCGTGACAGGACTCGTACTCACCGATCCCATTGCGGCGTACTTCACCCCACGGCTGTTCTGGATGTACGTCCACATGCAGAACGCGGCGGTGATCTCAGTGACGCTCTTCGTCGCCGGCGTCGCCGCCTACTTCGTCTGGACGAACCCCGACAGCGAGCCCTGGCGCGGGACGCTCAAGCTCTCTGTCGGCGTCCTCGCGATCACCTCGATCTTCCAGGTGATCCACGGCGACATGTACACTCGCCACGTCGTCCAGACGCAGCCGATGAAGTTCGCCGCCATGGAGGCAATCTACGAGACCAAAGAGGGCGCCCCGTTGCACCTGCTCGCGTTCCCGCGCAGTCTCGAAGATATCACCAATCCGCGGGCCGAGGAACTGTTCACGGTCAGTATCCCGTATCTGGCGTCGTTTCTCGCCGAGACCGACCCGACTGGTATCGTCTACGGCCTCGAGGAGTTTGACGTACAGAACCCACCGGTCGCGTACGTCTTCTGGTCGTTCCGGACGATGGTGTTTCTCGGCTTCTGGTTCATCTTCCTTGGTCTGTGGGGCGTCTACCGGATGCGAAAGGGCGTGCTCTTCGAGCGTGGACGCTACCTCAAAGCGCTCCTGGCCTCGATCCCACTCGGCTTCGTCGCGACCATCGTCGGCTGGTACGTCACCGAGATCGGCCGCCAGCCCTGGATCATCCAGGACGTCCAGCTTACGAGCGAGGGTGTCTCTCAGACGCTCACATCGACACAGATGACGATCTCGCTTTCCGCCTTTGCGATCGCCTACGCGATCCTCGTCGTTCTGTTCCTTCGGGTGATCAAATGGATCGTCGACGGCGAACTCGAGCGGGTTCTCGAGGACGACTTCGAACGGGTCGAGCAGGAACAGACCGACGAACGAGCGCCGAGTGGCTCCGGTGAGGTGTGATTGCGTGACGACCAACTTCTCGATCACGACAGCGGTGACTCGAATCGATCCCATATTGTTCGGCCCCGTCGTTCCCGCTGACGAGTACCTGTTCCCGGGGTTGCCCGAACTCTGGTTCGGTATCTTGCTGTTTACCCTCGGGATGTACGTGTTTCTCGATGGCTTCGACTTCGGAATCGGCATGCTGTACTGGACCCGCGAAGACGAAGCCGAACGCGACCTGTTGCTCTCGATTTTCGGTCCGGTCTGGGACGCAAACGAGGTGTGGCTCGTCGCGTTCGGGACGGTGCTGTTCGCCGCCTTCCCGCCGGTGTACGCCTCGTTACTCAGCGATCACTACCTCCTCGTCTTCGCGATCGTGTTCGCACTGATTCTGCGGGGGATCACTCCCGAGCTTCGCGAACAACGAGACGACCCAGAGTGGGTGCGTGCCTGTGACCGAGGTTTCGTGGCTGGCAGTACGCTCTCGCCGCTTTTCATCGGCACCCTCGCCGGAAGCTGGGTGTTCGGGACCGGTACGCTCGCGCTCCCGAGTGTCCTGACCGGTGTGGCCATCGTGTTCCTCTCGGTGGTCAGCGGGGCGGCCTACGTCGCGATGAAGACATCTGGCACGTTCCGTGAAGAGATGGTCAGATACGGACTGTACGCCGCCGGTGGCTATCTACTCAGCGTCGTCCTGTTGCTCGCAACCGTTTTCGTCACCGACCCACTCAGCGTCCGCGGGACGCTTCTTTCGACTCCGGTTCTGGTGGTCGTCCTCGCGACGGTCGTCTTCCTCGGTCTCGGCGTCGTGGCAGCAACCCGAGACACACTCGAGGTTACGTGGTGGTTTTACGCCACCGGTGGCGTCGCGTTCACGCTGATTGCGCTCGTCGCGATCTTGCTGTACCCGGAGCTGTATCCCGCTACTGGAACGACGGTCCGTGAATCGATCGTCTCGCCGTTGGCACTCAATATCCTCTCAGTCGTCGTGATTCCGGTCCTGTTTCTCGTGTTGGCGTACTTCCGGTACCTGTATACGGTGTTTTCCGGGCCGGTCGAACACGATGATGGGTACGGAACCTCTGACTGACCAATAGCGGTGGTCTGGTCAGTTCGCGGCGTTTTCATTTTGTGACACGCTCGTCGTCGAAACGCCAACCCGGATGCTTGAAGACAGCGCCTACGGCCTTTTTCTGGATGGAGAGGTCGGCCAATCGTACTATACAATCTGCGCAACACGAACGCCTGGAAAAATAGAACACGGGATCGAAGACCGTGATAAGGAACAAGGAGAGGCGTTCAGTTCGAGCAATCCATCGTAGATCAAAGATGAAAGGACATCATAGCGACTCCCTCCCAGAAAGGCGTTGTCCTCGTCTCGTTACTCGAGTTCGACGAGTGGCTGGTCTGCCTCTATTTCAGCCTCGTTCTCGACGAGGAACTCACTCACAGTGCCGGAACTCTCAGCAGTGATCTCGTTGAAGTTCTTCATCACCTCGACGAGGCCAATCGTGTCTCCAGGTTCAACTTCGTCTCCGGGTTCGACGAAGGGTGGATCGTCCGGATCGGGCTGTCGGTAGAAGACGCCGGGCATCGGTGAATTGATGGTCTCTGTCATGGGTTATTTATTGAGTCTCGTTTGATTATGCTTTTCGATTCGACCAGTGTTCGGTGAGCGATACAGATACTCGACTCAGATCTCACTTCTGATTTCGGAACGGATCTGTTCGAGTTGGTCTTCCTGTTCGTTGCGGGCGTCGAGTGCCGCTTCGACATCGACTTCCTCGAAGTAGACGGATTTGTGGGTCTGTCGCTGTGAGAGGCGGCCACGGTCAGTGCTGATAACTGTGCCGACAGTTGCGTACCCGCCACCTGTGACTGCGTCCTGCATGAGCACAATCGGGCTCTGTGGCACCTGAATCGACCCAACTGGATAGCCGAGGTCGACGACGTTCGACGGGTCAGTGCCGGCACCAAACGGCTGCTCACGCTCTTTGAACTCGAGGTCTGGCCCCTCGAGTCGATACCCGACTCGATCCGCTTCCGCAGAGACTTTCCACTCTGCGTTACAGAGTTGTTCCTTGCTCTCATCGGTCAAGCGGTAGCTGGTCAGCCCAAGTACAACACGGACAGTGTCTTCGTCCGCGTAGTTCGGGATATGTTCATCAGCAACCTGTGTACCGACGAAATCACTTGCCTCGTCAGGCTGGTCGCCAATCGAAAGCTTGTCCCCAGCTTCGAGTCCACGTCCCTCGTGGCCACCGATGCCGACCAACGTGTACGTCGATTGGCTGCCCATCACCTCGGGAACATCGATGCCGCCAGCGACGGCGAGATATGCACGCGCACCCTCGGTCGCAAATTCGAACTCGAGTTCGTCGCCGGACTCGACTGCGTGTGTCGTCCACGTCTTGATTGGCTCACCGTTGATCGAGGGCGACATATCAGCACCGGTGACCGCGATGACAGCGTCCTCGTGGAACGTCGCTGTAATCCCCTGATAGGTCATCTCGATCGTTGAGCTGTCGGCTGCGTTGCCGACGAGGTAGTTTGCAACCGTGTGGGCGTACTGGTCCATCGCTCCTGATGGAGGCATGCCGATGTGGTACTGACCGAAACGGCCACGGTCCTGGACTGTGCTTGCGATTCCACCGTCAGAGAGTTCGATCATTCAATCACCTCCACGAGCTGTTCGTTGTATTCGTGTGGGGATTCGAAGAACTCGTCCGTCGAGAACTCGACTGTTTCGTAGGTATACTCGTACGTTCCTGCCTCGACTTCCTCACGAATCGCATCGTACTCATCGCGATCAATCCGTCTGTAGTTCAAGATATCACCGGGGTTCGGGAGGACCATAGAGTCACCAAAGTCCGGGAGTGTCTGGTCCGTGTCAAGCACTTCGACTGGTGTTCGGCCGTACAGCTGATACCCGCCAGCTCCCTGGACAGGATAGACAACCGAGAACGCGCCGCCGAATCCGACCGCACGGCTTGGCGTGTCGGTTCGGGGCTCGACGTATTTTGGGACCTCTAACTGTTCGCTCCGGGGAACCATCTGGAAACACCACGGCAACCCAGGCACGAAACCGACCATCGTGACCATATGTGGGGCACCGACGAACGCATCGATAAAGTCCTCTGCAGAGTCAAATCCGTTGAGTTCTGCCGAGTATTCGAGATCTGTTGCGTCTGGGTCCTGGTGGCGTTCCCGGAACTCCATTACCGTCTCGTGGGTCCACGGATCCGCAAACAGGACGGGAATATCGATAATACGTGTCTCCCACTCGTAGTTCTCAATGTCAATCGAGGCTTCGATTTCTTTCAGTTCGGCAATTACCTCGTCTGGATGGATGACATCCGGATCGATACGAACCATATAGGAGGCGTTGGCCGGACAGTTCTCGACGATTCCATCGATCTCCCGTTCGGCGACCTGTTGGGTGATCGCCATCGCCTTGAAATTGGCTGTGAAGCTCATCTCCTCCGCCAGTTCGACGAACACGTGGTCATCTGCCCCATATTCATACCGTGGGTCAGGCAGTTCGGCGGGTGTAATCCGTTCAGTTCCCATGTTGTGGGATGACGATTCAAGCTGTGTCCATGAATAAATATTGGACGATTCTTGAACAGGTTGTCTGATCTCGAACGACACCGAACGCTCCTCCAATATTGTTGAATTCATTCGGCCAGAGCGGGAGTTTACGCTGAAAGCCCACGGCTTTAGCCGCGGGTTAGCTAACACTGTTGTCTCGCCTGCTTCGTTTGGAGTTGTCTTTCAGAAGGAATGTTGTTCAGGTGACATCTCCTCGCCGTAAACGGAGAGGGATCGAAGATCCCTCAGGCAGTCGGGCGTAGCCCGACGACGGCGAGGCGTCCCGTCCCGCAGGTGGGATATTTGCCGGTCTACGACACGACTTGCTCTCGCGACACATCTCGCTCTCGCGGTCGAACAAGTATGTCGATGGCTGTGCCACACAGGCGGCGGTCGAGCGGACACCAGAGTGTGACAATCCACCGTTCTGTTGCAGTGCAGGAGTTCCCACGGTTTCACTTCCACTCTGGACGGCTGAGTTATCGTTCACTTGACATCCTCCGTATAGAGCATTCGCACCGAAAACCCCAAGTCATTATCGAGATAATCATTAGGTAGCGTATGACCTTCTACGACCGGGAGGACGAACTCGGTGCCCTGGAAACGGCGTATAAATCGCCTGACCACGCCTTCTACGTCGTGTACGGACGCCGGCGTGTTGGCAAGACAGCGCTGCTCAAGGAATTCTGTGCTGACCGGCCGCATCTATACTATCTGGCCGCCCAGGAGGCCGAAAATCGCCAGCGTGAGAAGTTTGTCGAGCAGATCGCCGACAGCTTTGACGAACGTGTACCACGAATCGACGGCTGGGATGACGCCTTCGAGTATCTCGGCGAGAAACTCGAAACCGAAGAAAGGGTCGTCGTTATCGACGAGTTTCCGTATTTAATCGAGGAAAACGAGTCGCTTCCGTCCTACATCCAGGCGTTCGTCGACGAGCAACTCCAGCACACCGACTCGATGCTCGTGTTGTGCGGCTCGAGTGTGAGTGTGATGGAGTCCGAGGTGCTCGGACACGAGAGTCCGCTGTACGGGCGTCGAACCGGACAGATCGATCTCCAGCCGTTTTCCTTCCAGCAAGCCCGCGAGGTCATCTCGTACGACATTGGCGACGCAATTCGTTCGTATTCAGTCACTGGTGGCACGCCACTGTATCTCACGCTCTTCGACTACGAGCAGTCACTAGCCGAAAACATCCAGACACACGTTCTCTCTCCGACCGCAGTCCTGTACAACGAACCAGAGTTCTTGCTCCGGACCGAACTGCGGAATCCAGCCCGGTACCTGAGCATCCTTGAGGCGGTCGCAATGGGTCACACGACCCCGAACGAGATTTCGGGAGCCACTGGCATCGATTCGGGGCCGCTCTCGAAGTACCTCCAGACGCTTCGGCAACTCCGACTCCTCGAGCGAACGGTTCCGGTCACGGCATCGAAACAGAAATCCAAGCGATCCCGGTATCGCGTCGCGGACGAGTTCCTCCGCTTCTGGTTCCGTTTCGTCGAACCGAATCGCTCCAGTATCGAGGAAGCACCGTCGCTCGTGTTCGATGGTACGATCGAACCTGACCTCCCCAGACACGTCGCAACGACGTTCGAAGATGTCTGTACGGAGGCCGTCTGGGAGCTAATCAGGCGCGGCGAGTTCGACCCGTACTCGGCTGTCGGCCGATGGTGGTATGGTGAAGACGAGGTCGACATTGTCGGCCTCGCACCCGACGATGACCGGCTTCTCCTCGCAGAGTGCAAGTGGACTAGCAATCCAGTTGGTCACGGCCTCGTCGACGATCTTCGAACGAAGGCTGAGAGCGTCCGCTGGGGACCCGACGATCGGACCGAACAGTTCGCTCTCTTCTCGAAAAGCGGCTTCGTCGATGAGCTGGCCGACGAACTCGACGGAACTTGGTCATTGTTCAATCTCACTGACCTTGAGCAACTCTGTAATGGGCGGTAACGAAACAGTCTGAAGGACCAGACGCGCTGATTGCCGACTCACGAACGAGTCGCTCACGTAGGTCGTTACTAATGATAAACTACCTGGGGTAAATGCGAAACCCTCAGAAAGGGTAACTACTATTCAAAGGTATAGTCCACGAATCACTTGAAGATGTTAGCTTGCCACGTCGGTGTGGGCGCTTGTGTTCGTTCACGAACTTTTCGATGAAACTGACGCACAACCGCCGAATCTGTCGCTAGCGAGGAGAACCGTTCAGCATCCTCGACCAAGCGGAAGAGCATGGACGCCACAGTAGTCTGTATCGATCGGCCACGGCATCTGTCTCAATTGAACAAGATGCCGCATGCTTCCATCAAATCCCGATTATCCGTCGAACTGTCTGGTCAACATGACTTGGCGGATTTTTCGTGTGTGTGGCCACCGAGATCGGTACTCGATTTTTGATTTGCAGCAAGTTCGACAGGATCAGCATCAGTATACCATGCGCTGGTGCCAAAGGCATATTTATATTGATTAGTATGTGGAGCATACCTTTTGGTCTCGACTGTCAAGACCTGCTAGACCGTGCTGACCTGGGTCTCGTTACGTTCCCGTCGTATTTGCCGACGTGGAGTACCTTCCAAAGAGTGCTAGCGCCAGTTACGAATCACCCTCAGTGACCTGTTTTTCGAATCACTTGACGACTGATAATGGTGACCGGT of the Natrialba magadii ATCC 43099 genome contains:
- a CDS encoding ATP-binding protein, coding for MTFYDREDELGALETAYKSPDHAFYVVYGRRRVGKTALLKEFCADRPHLYYLAAQEAENRQREKFVEQIADSFDERVPRIDGWDDAFEYLGEKLETEERVVVIDEFPYLIEENESLPSYIQAFVDEQLQHTDSMLVLCGSSVSVMESEVLGHESPLYGRRTGQIDLQPFSFQQAREVISYDIGDAIRSYSVTGGTPLYLTLFDYEQSLAENIQTHVLSPTAVLYNEPEFLLRTELRNPARYLSILEAVAMGHTTPNEISGATGIDSGPLSKYLQTLRQLRLLERTVPVTASKQKSKRSRYRVADEFLRFWFRFVEPNRSSIEEAPSLVFDGTIEPDLPRHVATTFEDVCTEAVWELIRRGEFDPYSAVGRWWYGEDEVDIVGLAPDDDRLLLAECKWTSNPVGHGLVDDLRTKAESVRWGPDDRTEQFALFSKSGFVDELADELDGTWSLFNLTDLEQLCNGR
- a CDS encoding cytochrome d ubiquinol oxidase subunit II, with translation MTTNFSITTAVTRIDPILFGPVVPADEYLFPGLPELWFGILLFTLGMYVFLDGFDFGIGMLYWTREDEAERDLLLSIFGPVWDANEVWLVAFGTVLFAAFPPVYASLLSDHYLLVFAIVFALILRGITPELREQRDDPEWVRACDRGFVAGSTLSPLFIGTLAGSWVFGTGTLALPSVLTGVAIVFLSVVSGAAYVAMKTSGTFREEMVRYGLYAAGGYLLSVVLLLATVFVTDPLSVRGTLLSTPVLVVVLATVVFLGLGVVAATRDTLEVTWWFYATGGVAFTLIALVAILLYPELYPATGTTVRESIVSPLALNILSVVVIPVLFLVLAYFRYLYTVFSGPVEHDDGYGTSD
- a CDS encoding acetyl-CoA carboxylase, producing MTETINSPMPGVFYRQPDPDDPPFVEPGDEVEPGDTIGLVEVMKNFNEITAESSGTVSEFLVENEAEIEADQPLVELE
- a CDS encoding cytochrome ubiquinol oxidase subunit I, coding for MIEPLLIDPELGSRIQFGGTLSVHIVFAALSVGLAPYIVYFTYKEISTGREKYERLRSFWTKIFAIGFVMGTATGIPMSFQFGTNFPAFSEFAGELIGGPLAFESTMAFFLEAVFLGVLLFGRERVSDRVYVLSSVLVMVGAWLSALWILIVNSWMQTPQGYELIEENGVTGLVLTDPIAAYFTPRLFWMYVHMQNAAVISVTLFVAGVAAYFVWTNPDSEPWRGTLKLSVGVLAITSIFQVIHGDMYTRHVVQTQPMKFAAMEAIYETKEGAPLHLLAFPRSLEDITNPRAEELFTVSIPYLASFLAETDPTGIVYGLEEFDVQNPPVAYVFWSFRTMVFLGFWFIFLGLWGVYRMRKGVLFERGRYLKALLASIPLGFVATIVGWYVTEIGRQPWIIQDVQLTSEGVSQTLTSTQMTISLSAFAIAYAILVVLFLRVIKWIVDGELERVLEDDFERVEQEQTDERAPSGSGEV
- a CDS encoding DUF1641 domain-containing protein, translated to MTNETITDEDDLDRLLVEAIETNPEAVAAFVHRKGHLEELFDAPAFETDRLDDRLLEVAAGTEAAMSTTEDTDRLAAVLEEHSDDLATGLERVARLEATGDLETLVGLANTIALLAAAVDDDIVMSVGGTAGSLGEVADTTADPDTVAGVQTLLEGLSEAAGEKPPEQVGTVELMRTLRNPDVQRGLGFLVAMVRAVGVQLEDERESIDRAAEESESRGERQ
- a CDS encoding 5-oxoprolinase subunit B family protein → MGTERITPAELPDPRYEYGADDHVFVELAEEMSFTANFKAMAITQQVAEREIDGIVENCPANASYMVRIDPDVIHPDEVIAELKEIEASIDIENYEWETRIIDIPVLFADPWTHETVMEFRERHQDPDATDLEYSAELNGFDSAEDFIDAFVGAPHMVTMVGFVPGLPWCFQMVPRSEQLEVPKYVEPRTDTPSRAVGFGGAFSVVYPVQGAGGYQLYGRTPVEVLDTDQTLPDFGDSMVLPNPGDILNYRRIDRDEYDAIREEVEAGTYEYTYETVEFSTDEFFESPHEYNEQLVEVIE
- a CDS encoding 5-oxoprolinase subunit C family protein, producing MIELSDGGIASTVQDRGRFGQYHIGMPPSGAMDQYAHTVANYLVGNAADSSTIEMTYQGITATFHEDAVIAVTGADMSPSINGEPIKTWTTHAVESGDELEFEFATEGARAYLAVAGGIDVPEVMGSQSTYTLVGIGGHEGRGLEAGDKLSIGDQPDEASDFVGTQVADEHIPNYADEDTVRVVLGLTSYRLTDESKEQLCNAEWKVSAEADRVGYRLEGPDLEFKEREQPFGAGTDPSNVVDLGYPVGSIQVPQSPIVLMQDAVTGGGYATVGTVISTDRGRLSQRQTHKSVYFEEVDVEAALDARNEQEDQLEQIRSEIRSEI